A window of the Methyloprofundus sp. genome harbors these coding sequences:
- a CDS encoding transposase, IS630 family has translation MTGIQALERISPDLPMRAGQVQSIEFEYERHGTQTLLGGFNVATGVIDGLIQETRTEIDFVESIKYLIEKNPEKKVYHFIADQLNTHKSETLVRFVADFCNDTQELGVKGKSGILQSMKTREEYLMIGNRRIVFHYTPKHASWMNQIEIWFGILMKKVIRRGNFVSQQDLKDKIQNFMDYFNETMAKPFKWTYKGKALTA, from the coding sequence ATGACAGGTATTCAGGCATTGGAACGAATTTCCCCCGATTTGCCAATGAGAGCGGGTCAAGTTCAATCTATCGAATTTGAATATGAGCGTCATGGCACGCAAACACTTTTAGGAGGGTTTAATGTGGCAACAGGAGTTATAGATGGTTTGATTCAAGAGACACGAACTGAGATCGATTTTGTTGAGTCGATCAAATATCTGATTGAGAAAAACCCAGAAAAGAAAGTTTATCATTTTATCGCTGACCAATTAAATACCCATAAATCGGAAACTCTTGTGCGCTTTGTTGCAGACTTTTGTAATGACACTCAAGAGCTTGGAGTGAAAGGTAAAAGTGGCATATTACAATCCATGAAAACACGGGAGGAGTACCTGATGATAGGCAATAGGCGCATTGTATTTCACTATACACCTAAGCATGCTTCATGGATGAACCAGATTGAAATCTGGTTTGGAATATTAATGAAAAAAGTCATCAGGCGAGGCAATTTTGTTTCACAGCAGGACTTGAAAGACAAAATTCAAAATTTCATGGATTACTTTAATGAAACGATGGCCAAACCATTCAAATGGACATACAAAGGGAAGGCGTTGACCGCATAG
- a CDS encoding transposase, IS630 family: MRTPKFPVTLKDDEREELEKITRQQTAKSSMVLRAKIILLANSGMKYQNIAQKLDVQNNIITNWTARWHELANKPVRERLQDLPRPGTPDTFTPEQLCRIIALSCEKPEDYDRPITHWTHRELAEEAIKQGIVETISANHLGRLLKKTT, translated from the coding sequence ATGAGAACCCCCAAATTTCCAGTTACATTAAAAGATGATGAACGCGAAGAGCTCGAAAAAATAACTCGCCAACAGACAGCAAAATCGAGCATGGTATTACGAGCCAAGATTATCTTATTAGCAAACTCAGGCATGAAATATCAGAATATTGCGCAAAAACTTGATGTACAGAATAATATAATTACGAACTGGACTGCACGTTGGCACGAACTAGCAAACAAGCCAGTCCGGGAGAGGCTTCAGGATCTTCCGCGCCCAGGCACTCCAGATACATTTACCCCCGAACAACTGTGTCGAATAATTGCACTTTCCTGTGAAAAGCCTGAAGACTATGATCGTCCCATCACTCATTGGACACATAGAGAATTGGCGGAAGAAGCGATCAAACAAGGTATTGTCGAGACTATTTCAGCAAATCATTTAGGCCGTCTTTTAAAAAAAACGACTTAA
- a CDS encoding D-alanine-D-alanine ligase — protein sequence MITDARDFGRVGVLMGGGAAEREISLNSGQAVYQALLRSNVDAVAIDVGTNIFTAIKDSHIDRVFNIIHGRGGEDGELQAVLDTLAIPYTGSGVLASALSMDKLRTKLCWQGAGLTTPKWMLLQNAADIERCIDELGFPVIVKPALEGSSLGMSRAENREQLLAAWQDAAQYQCDVFAEAWVQGQEYTVAVLANKALPVIRLATPNTFYDFDAKYRATTTQYYCPAGLTNAFEEQLAKLALDACSIIGVTGWGRVDVFIDQDEQVQLIEVNTVPGMTDHSLVPMAAKQAGLDFDALVWNILETSTSPSK from the coding sequence ATGATTACTGATGCTAGAGACTTTGGGCGTGTGGGTGTGTTAATGGGGGGAGGTGCTGCAGAGCGTGAAATTTCCCTTAATAGCGGGCAAGCTGTTTACCAAGCACTTTTACGGTCTAATGTTGATGCGGTTGCTATTGATGTAGGTACAAATATATTTACTGCAATAAAAGATTCCCATATTGACCGTGTGTTTAATATAATACATGGGCGTGGTGGTGAAGATGGAGAATTGCAGGCGGTGTTAGATACTTTAGCAATTCCTTATACTGGCAGTGGGGTATTAGCTTCTGCGTTAAGTATGGATAAATTGCGCACAAAATTATGTTGGCAAGGTGCGGGGTTAACGACGCCTAAGTGGATGCTGTTGCAGAATGCTGCCGATATAGAACGCTGTATAGATGAACTAGGTTTTCCAGTTATTGTTAAACCCGCTTTGGAAGGTTCAAGTTTAGGAATGAGTCGAGCGGAAAACAGAGAGCAACTGCTTGCTGCATGGCAAGATGCTGCGCAGTACCAGTGTGATGTTTTTGCTGAGGCTTGGGTGCAAGGTCAAGAATACACCGTGGCAGTATTAGCAAATAAAGCATTACCTGTTATTCGCTTAGCAACACCGAATACCTTTTATGATTTTGATGCTAAATATCGTGCGACCACAACACAATATTATTGTCCTGCTGGGTTGACTAATGCATTTGAAGAGCAACTGGCAAAATTGGCATTAGACGCTTGTAGCATAATAGGCGTGACTGGCTGGGGCAGGGTTGATGTATTTATTGACCAAGATGAGCAAGTACAATTAATTGAAGTAAATACCGTGCCTGGTATGACAGATCATAGTTTGGTACCGATGGCTGCAAAACAGGCGGGGTTAGATTTTGATGCACTGGTATGGAATATTCTGGAAACTAGTACCTCGCCCTCTAAATAA
- a CDS encoding UDP-N-acetylmuramate dehydrogenase, whose product MTRVSSSTLRGQLLADEKLAKYTSWRVGGIAKQMYIPADKRDLTQFITSLSKNEQIFWLGLGSNLLVRDGGIIGTVVNTRGKLKELALLDNDHIYVECGVPCAHVARFCAENGLIGAEFLAGIPGTMGGAIKMNAGAFGGETWRLIASIETISVGGELVQHASNEFIVAYRHVEGLHNDCILSANLRLKQGNSQEVQQKIKKLLAQRSESQPTNQPTCGSVFKNPEDDYAARLIEVSGLKGYTIGGAQVSQKHANFIVNTGEATAQDIEQLIEYVQQTVDKQQGITLQTEVCIVGEALA is encoded by the coding sequence ATGACTAGGGTGAGTAGCAGTACTTTACGTGGACAGTTATTGGCGGATGAAAAATTAGCCAAATATACCAGTTGGCGAGTAGGAGGTATTGCAAAGCAGATGTATATTCCTGCAGACAAGCGGGATTTAACTCAATTTATTACTAGCTTGTCCAAAAATGAGCAGATATTTTGGTTGGGTTTAGGGAGCAATTTGTTGGTACGTGATGGGGGGATTATAGGCACTGTAGTAAACACCCGTGGCAAACTGAAAGAATTGGCTTTATTGGATAATGACCATATTTATGTTGAATGTGGCGTGCCTTGTGCGCATGTTGCTCGATTTTGTGCTGAAAATGGCCTGATTGGCGCTGAATTTTTAGCAGGAATTCCAGGTACCATGGGTGGTGCAATAAAAATGAATGCTGGGGCATTTGGTGGTGAAACTTGGCGGCTAATTGCAAGCATAGAAACAATCTCGGTGGGTGGCGAGTTGGTACAACATGCCAGTAATGAATTTATTGTTGCTTACCGGCATGTAGAGGGGCTGCATAATGATTGTATTCTTTCGGCAAATTTAAGGTTAAAACAAGGAAATAGCCAAGAAGTACAGCAGAAAATAAAAAAATTATTAGCACAACGCTCTGAGAGCCAGCCAACTAATCAGCCAACGTGTGGCTCGGTCTTTAAGAACCCTGAGGATGATTATGCGGCTAGGTTGATTGAGGTATCTGGACTGAAAGGTTATACAATTGGAGGCGCGCAAGTATCACAAAAGCATGCAAATTTTATTGTCAATACGGGAGAGGCGACGGCTCAAGATATAGAGCAGCTAATTGAGTATGTGCAGCAAACTGTCGATAAACAACAAGGTATTACGTTACAAACAGAGGTCTGTATTGTTGGTGAGGCACTTGCATGA
- a CDS encoding UDP-N-acetylmuramate--alanine ligase — translation MKVSEDFIVRQPLGDIQRIHFVGVGGTGMSGIAEVLAHLGYQVSGSDIKQSLVTERLSKAGVTIFMGHDEKNVSDVDVVVTSTAVNKKNVEVKHAYESRIPVIPRAEMLAELMRFRFGIAVAGTHGKTTTTSLAASILAEAGLDPTFVIGGRLNSAGTNAQLGKGQYLVAEADESDASFLHLQPMIAVVTNIDQDHMETYGGSYSRLKDTFIEFLHHVPFYGLTVMCVDDPGVREVLEHISKPIRTYGAREEADIRAVDVKQQGLCTTFTVQRWDEHKDITVTLNMPGWHNMLNALAAITIATELNIADDAIIKSLAGFKGVGRRFQLNGEVDFAGGTLTFVDDYGHHPKEVAATLEALQQAWPEKRSVVIFQPHRYSRTRDLFEDFVNILSTVDVLVLLDVYSAGEAPIIGADSRALIRAIRARGQSAPIFVEDTDDLAPILMGIIKPDDVLLTMGAGNVGQISAQLSQQLLGLIAE, via the coding sequence ATGAAGGTTTCAGAGGATTTTATTGTACGCCAGCCGTTAGGAGATATTCAACGTATTCACTTTGTCGGTGTGGGTGGTACAGGGATGAGTGGTATTGCAGAAGTATTGGCGCATTTAGGCTATCAGGTATCAGGCTCTGATATTAAGCAGAGCCTTGTGACTGAGCGTTTAAGTAAGGCGGGTGTCACTATTTTTATGGGGCATGATGAAAAAAATGTATCCGATGTTGATGTGGTCGTGACATCAACCGCTGTTAACAAGAAAAATGTTGAAGTTAAACACGCTTATGAAAGCCGTATTCCTGTTATTCCACGTGCAGAGATGTTAGCGGAATTAATGCGTTTTCGCTTTGGCATTGCTGTTGCAGGAACACATGGAAAAACCACAACAACCAGCTTGGCCGCGAGCATTTTAGCTGAAGCTGGGTTAGATCCAACCTTTGTGATTGGTGGGCGCTTGAACAGTGCAGGTACTAATGCACAGTTAGGCAAAGGTCAATATTTAGTAGCTGAAGCGGATGAAAGTGATGCATCTTTTTTGCATTTGCAACCGATGATAGCAGTGGTGACCAATATTGACCAAGACCATATGGAGACTTACGGAGGTAGTTATAGTCGTTTAAAAGATACCTTTATAGAATTTTTACATCATGTGCCTTTTTATGGGTTAACAGTGATGTGTGTTGATGATCCAGGCGTACGTGAAGTCTTGGAGCATATTTCTAAGCCAATTCGTACTTATGGTGCACGAGAAGAAGCTGATATTCGGGCTGTTGATGTGAAGCAGCAAGGCTTGTGTACAACTTTTACGGTACAGCGTTGGGATGAGCATAAGGATATAACCGTCACTTTGAATATGCCGGGTTGGCATAATATGCTGAATGCATTGGCGGCGATTACCATTGCGACTGAATTAAATATTGCTGATGATGCCATTATTAAAAGTTTGGCTGGATTTAAAGGGGTAGGTCGACGCTTCCAGCTCAATGGCGAAGTTGATTTTGCAGGCGGAACACTTACTTTTGTTGATGATTATGGTCATCATCCCAAAGAGGTTGCTGCAACGTTAGAAGCGTTACAGCAAGCATGGCCAGAAAAACGTTCAGTGGTGATTTTTCAGCCGCATCGTTATTCAAGAACGCGTGATCTTTTTGAGGATTTTGTTAATATTTTATCAACGGTTGATGTCTTGGTGTTACTAGATGTTTATTCGGCGGGGGAGGCTCCTATTATAGGCGCTGATAGTCGCGCGTTAATTCGTGCGATTCGTGCGCGCGGCCAGTCAGCTCCAATCTTTGTTGAAGATACTGATGACTTGGCACCTATTTTAATGGGGATTATTAAGCCTGATGATGTTTTGTTAACAATGGGAGCGGGTAATGTTGGCCAAATTTCGGCGCAATTATCCCAACAACTATTAGGCTTGATAGCAGAATGA
- a CDS encoding UDP-N-acetylglucosamine--N-acetylmuramyl-(pentapeptide) pyrophosphoryl-undecaprenol N-acetylglucosamine transferase, whose product MSKRIVIMAGGTGGHVFPALAVAQHLRSQGWQVSWLGTEKGMESQVIPANNIAIDYMTVQGLRGKGILALIKMPVMLVRAGWQARKILQKRQPDVVLGMGGFVAGPGGLLAKLMGIPLVIHEQNRIPGTTNRLLASIANKVLQAFPDSFAVNKRAIYTGNPLRMAFATQYVGQASKSPAELHVLVMGGSLGAQRLNEVLPEALSLFGHVEVRHQTGAKMQQQVSQAYVDKAINARVVTFIEDVVEAYHWADIVICRAGAMTVSEVAAMGVPAIFVPYPYAIDDHQTANAQYLVAAGAGVMIAQQQLTAELLCAQIKLCVTRLGVMAQAAQKSAKLDATQLVAEQCMLEAA is encoded by the coding sequence ATGAGTAAGCGTATTGTTATTATGGCGGGTGGTACTGGTGGGCATGTGTTTCCTGCTTTGGCCGTCGCGCAGCATTTGCGCTCACAAGGTTGGCAAGTGAGTTGGCTGGGTACAGAAAAGGGTATGGAGAGCCAAGTCATTCCAGCCAATAATATTGCAATAGATTATATGACGGTACAGGGTTTGCGTGGCAAAGGGATATTAGCATTAATAAAAATGCCAGTCATGTTGGTACGGGCAGGTTGGCAAGCAAGAAAGATTTTACAAAAAAGACAGCCCGATGTAGTTTTGGGAATGGGCGGTTTTGTGGCAGGGCCAGGCGGTTTGCTGGCAAAGTTAATGGGGATTCCATTGGTAATTCATGAGCAAAACAGAATTCCAGGCACCACTAACCGTTTGTTGGCAAGTATTGCCAATAAGGTGTTGCAAGCTTTTCCTGATAGTTTTGCTGTTAACAAACGTGCCATTTATACAGGTAATCCATTGCGCATGGCTTTTGCTACTCAATATGTTGGACAGGCCAGTAAAAGCCCAGCTGAATTACATGTATTGGTAATGGGGGGGAGTTTGGGTGCACAACGTTTAAATGAGGTGTTGCCTGAGGCACTAAGCTTGTTTGGTCATGTTGAAGTTAGGCACCAAACTGGAGCCAAGATGCAGCAACAGGTAAGTCAAGCGTATGTTGATAAAGCTATTAATGCAAGGGTGGTTACTTTTATCGAGGATGTGGTGGAAGCCTATCATTGGGCAGATATAGTGATTTGCCGTGCGGGAGCAATGACAGTGAGTGAAGTGGCAGCGATGGGTGTACCTGCGATTTTTGTGCCTTACCCATATGCGATTGATGATCATCAAACAGCTAATGCTCAATATTTAGTTGCAGCAGGCGCGGGAGTCATGATTGCGCAACAGCAGTTAACGGCTGAATTATTATGTGCACAAATTAAACTGTGTGTGACTCGTTTGGGTGTTATGGCACAAGCGGCACAAAAAAGTGCAAAATTAGATGCAACACAGCTTGTTGCCGAGCAATGTATGTTGGAGGCAGCATGA